One window of Salvelinus fontinalis isolate EN_2023a chromosome 19, ASM2944872v1, whole genome shotgun sequence genomic DNA carries:
- the LOC129816205 gene encoding interphotoreceptor matrix proteoglycan 2-like, translated as FVTDAASGEGPILPDGQDLYFKTVGISPILSVLQSIVQSPVLKVSHKDHGATHRQKRNVLFPSGVKLCGQESVQQAIANHLSYFHLRVCQETLWEAFKIFWDRLPNQEEYQTWMSRCLDGTTTALEMGNNFSQSEEHLALVESRMSVTVLKSTQTPDTEQEDQGQ; from the exons TTTGTCACAGATGCTGCATCTGGAGAAGGTCCTATTCTTCCTGATGGACAGGATCTTTATTTCAAAACAGTTGGCATTTCACCCATTCTATCGGTTCTTCAAAGCATAGTTCAGTCACCTGTCCTCAAGGTTTCACACAAGGACCATGGAGCTACCCACCGACAGAAGCGAAACGTCCTTTTCCCCAGTGGGGTCAAACTCTGCGGGCAGGAGAGTGTGCAACAAGCCATCGCAAATCACCTCAGCTATTTTCACCTTCGAG tgtgtcaGGAGACGCTGTGGGAAGCCTTCAAGATTTTCTGGGACCGCCTCCCGAACCAGGAAGAGTACCAGACCTGGATGAGTCGGTGCCTGGACGGCACGACCACTGCTCTGGAGATGGGCAACAACTTCAGCCAATCAGAGGAGCACCTGGCCCTGGTTGAGAGT AGAATGTCAGTGACAGTGTTAAAAAG CACCCAGACTCCAGACACAGAACAGGAGGATCAAGGTCAGTAA